The genomic window GCCACATCGCCGGGGGTGCAGAGGATCCCGGCCTTATCGCTCATCCTTGCCTGCACTGCGCTGCGGATATCCTTCCACGCCAGCGGGCTTTCGGGCGCAAAGAGCGCGGCGAGCTCGGCAACCGGCCGTGCTGCTGCCTCCGCCACATCCAGTACCTGTTCTGGGGCCTGCACGGGAGCCCCGCTGGCGGCCACATGCTCTGCCACTCGCGTGCCGAACACCTGCCCGGCGTTCAGCGCCGAGCCGCCGGGCCGCGTGGCCCCATGGGTGCCCGCCGCCTCGCCCACGGCATAGATGCCGGGGAGGTTTGTGCGCCCCCAGGTATCGACCTCGATCCCGCCGTTCATATGCTGGTTGTTCACCGCGAACTCCAAGGGATCAGTGGTGATGTCGACCTTGTAACGCTTGTAAAGCTCGATCGCGAGCGGGTTCATGTGCCGCAAACGATCAATCGGCAAGGCGTGATCCGCGCCCGCGCTTTTCAGGTAGCCCGCCACGTCCGGATCGAGCCGCGCGAGGCTGAACGGCTGATCGATCGGCAGCGGGTTGCGGTTGAAATCCATGAACACCCGCCGCCCCTTCTGCCCTTCGCGGAAGATGGCAAGATCCACGAGGCTTGACTGGAACTCCAGCATCCGGCTGGCGTGGAAGGGCCATTGGTAGCCCTTGCGAAAGATGTTGGAGGCCATCTCCTGCGTGGTGCGGTAATAGTCGGCGAGGAAGTGATGCTCGTGGCCATCCGCGTCCACCGAATAGATATGCGGGATGACCTGCACATAGGTGCCCGAAAGGTTCCACGGGAAACCTTCGCGGCGGGTGCCGATGCCGAACTGGCTTTCGGTGATGTTGGTGAGGGTGAGGCCGGTCTCCAGCGCCAGTCCGAGCGTGCCGAAACAGCCGTTCGGGAATACGCTGTCGCGGTAGAGTTCCCCTGGCCCACCGGCAGCGAGCACGAGTGCAGAGCAGGGAAAGAGCGCAAGCCCGTATGGGTTTGCCGCGCTGGCCGCCTTGGCGCGGATCGCCAGCACCCCGGCCACGCGGCCCGCCGCTTTCACAACCTTCACAACCGTCGTCTGGTTGAAAAACGGAATGCCAAGGCGCAGCGCTTCCTCGGCCAGCACCTTGACCATCAGCCGCGAGGTGCGCGGCCCGCAGGAGGTGGCGCGGCCCACTTCGTCGTGGTCCGTCTGGTAGCGCAGCGTGCCGCCCAGATCGTCTTGCGGCAGGGGCAGGCCCAGATATTGCAGCGAGGCCATGGCGCGGATCGAGCCGACGGCCTCGATATAGGCGGTGTCCTCATCCATCGCGCCGCCCGCGCCGATGGCGGCGGCCATCTGGAAGAAATTGTCGCCCTGATCCTTGGTGTTGGCGGTGTGCAGCGTCTGCTTGTCGGAGCCCGAACAGGCCGAGGTGCCGCCCCATGCGCTCTGGCTGAGGATCGCCACATCCACGCCGCGCCGCTTCATCTCCACCGCCGCGCGCAGGCCGGCAGCCCCGCTGCCCACCACAACGGCCCCGGCGCGCTGCACCGGAATCGTGAAGCCGCCAACCACGGCATGTTCCGCCGCCTCAGGCTCCGGCGCGAGGCGGGGCATGGTGACATCGGTCAGGGCGTCGAGGATCTCTTGCGACACGGCGAGGGCCATCGGGGTGTTCCTTCTTTCGGCGTCAGGCGATGTCGACCCAGGCGCGCTGGCGCGCGGAGTCCATGCAGGCGTCGACGATCTGGCAGATGTGGTGGCCGGTCTGAAACGTGGGCCACATCGGCGTGTTGGTGGTGATCGAGCGGATCACTTCGGCGGCTTCGATGATCTTGGTTTCATTGTAGCCAAGGGCGAAGTTGGGCAGCGGCAGGAAGGCGGCGTAGGTAGGGTGCTCGGGGCCCACGTCGATCTCGCGGAAGCCACGGCGGCCGTTAGGGTCGGCGCTTGAGTAGAAGCGCAGGCGGTTCACCTCGTCGAACGAATAGAGGAGGCTGCCCTTGGTGCCGTAGATCTCGTAGCTCTGCAGGAACTTGCGCCCAGTGGCGACGCGGCTGAAATCGACGATCCCCTTCGCGCCGTTTTCAAACGTGCAAAGGATGTTGGTGCCATCCGGGTTGGTCACGTCGCCCCATTCGGTGGCCTCGGTGGTCTCGGGCGCGGCACCACCCAAATCCTGACCGTCGATCTTGGGGCGCTTGGGCGCGGTGATGTAGCTGTCGGCAATCAGGGAAGAGACCCGGCCCACGAGGAACTCCATGAAGCTGAACACATGGCTGCCGGTATCGCCGATGATGCCCGTGGGCGCGAGGTTTCCATCGGCGCGCCACATGTAGGGGGCCAGTGGATCGCCATAGACGTCGATATGCTGGCAGCCCTTGAAGAGGGTGATTTCGCCGATCTCGCCGGCCTCGATGATCTCCTTGGCGCGGTCATGCACGGGGTTGCGCGGGAAGGCATGGCCGACGCGGGTGATGAGGCCCTTGGCGCGGGCAAGATCGGCGAGGTCGCGGGCTTCTGCCGCCGTATCGGCCAGCGGCTTTTCACAGAACACGTGTTTTCCCGCCAGCAGCGCGGCCTTGGCCACCTCGTAGTGCATGTTGTCGGGCAGGCAGATGTCGATCAGATCCACCTCGGGATCGTTCACCGCCTCCTGCCAATGCCGCAGGATCTTTGCCCCCGGCGCGCGAAAACCCAGCTCGGCCTCGGCGTCGGGGTGGCCGGAGACAAGCGCCACCACGCGGGCCGTGCCGCCTTTCGTGCCGAAGAAATGGGGGAAGCTCTGGTAGGCCATCGTATGCACCCGGCCCATCCAGCCCGAGGCGCCCAGAATGGCAACTTTCACATCTGTCATCGCATGTCCTTTGTGGTTACGCCCCGCCGCTGGAGGCCCGCACGATCAGCCGCACGGGGCTTAAGGCC from Pseudoruegeria sp. SHC-113 includes these protein-coding regions:
- a CDS encoding FAD-binding protein, yielding MALAVSQEILDALTDVTMPRLAPEPEAAEHAVVGGFTIPVQRAGAVVVGSGAAGLRAAVEMKRRGVDVAILSQSAWGGTSACSGSDKQTLHTANTKDQGDNFFQMAAAIGAGGAMDEDTAYIEAVGSIRAMASLQYLGLPLPQDDLGGTLRYQTDHDEVGRATSCGPRTSRLMVKVLAEEALRLGIPFFNQTTVVKVVKAAGRVAGVLAIRAKAASAANPYGLALFPCSALVLAAGGPGELYRDSVFPNGCFGTLGLALETGLTLTNITESQFGIGTRREGFPWNLSGTYVQVIPHIYSVDADGHEHHFLADYYRTTQEMASNIFRKGYQWPFHASRMLEFQSSLVDLAIFREGQKGRRVFMDFNRNPLPIDQPFSLARLDPDVAGYLKSAGADHALPIDRLRHMNPLAIELYKRYKVDITTDPLEFAVNNQHMNGGIEVDTWGRTNLPGIYAVGEAAGTHGATRPGGSALNAGQVFGTRVAEHVAASGAPVQAPEQVLDVAEAAARPVAELAALFAPESPLAWKDIRSAVQARMSDKAGILCTPGDVADALIEARALNTDIRASGIALSRPSEAARLVQWQQMALASEAVLTALDDYIAKGGGSRGARAICDPAGESLPQSAIGPLPDYRFRAEREEDKGDQLLVQMAGTEMVISRRANRSHDGAKSFFERDWPAWLTGAIYKGGSNRT
- a CDS encoding Gfo/Idh/MocA family protein codes for the protein MTDVKVAILGASGWMGRVHTMAYQSFPHFFGTKGGTARVVALVSGHPDAEAELGFRAPGAKILRHWQEAVNDPEVDLIDICLPDNMHYEVAKAALLAGKHVFCEKPLADTAAEARDLADLARAKGLITRVGHAFPRNPVHDRAKEIIEAGEIGEITLFKGCQHIDVYGDPLAPYMWRADGNLAPTGIIGDTGSHVFSFMEFLVGRVSSLIADSYITAPKRPKIDGQDLGGAAPETTEATEWGDVTNPDGTNILCTFENGAKGIVDFSRVATGRKFLQSYEIYGTKGSLLYSFDEVNRLRFYSSADPNGRRGFREIDVGPEHPTYAAFLPLPNFALGYNETKIIEAAEVIRSITTNTPMWPTFQTGHHICQIVDACMDSARQRAWVDIA